Proteins from a genomic interval of Corallococcus macrosporus:
- a CDS encoding RHS repeat-associated core domain-containing protein: MSSPRVNLSDFTTRFSAADLGVQGELGGLNFLRKYVSTDNFWSYQSMLGNSNEPFLPKPFGSSPSRTSSLRWWHTLYSFVYVKGTTPGVSTWAVRDIEGEVLEFAACSLTSAGCFAAPRTTSRWSNASLYRAADGTFVLVKPGEGRFVYASKWMANGVVSRYFLTRVEEDRLSGTPRVRLSLAYATPTNVSITCPGASTLGNGVPYLSTVTTEEGATLRLVYRQIYAKPPSPVWECVISQLMLRTNPNAPAGTSPQESVVAEYKYALLPDFETAGVLAGVDYPETGDSIRYTDTTSSSAQSTSWNVSVNQMSLVEHQYQNGKVSVMGGGTTSAVSMSAGAGNCDGPDAMGTGSGCTPPAAEALTAPSGDSAGSTVQFRRTFFARSSSYSPHSLLSSVRDICLSETGNCISFAEGYITYTYATPADGTLYLQSVGNKLGRYAVTNKTFAAAGAQSAPGVVSPALHVSRAVGQDLSGNNGVPGVTTDYAYASFPPGATANPWKPVQTTTNTVPSVIQPGAVAATRSTYDEKTRFLKSVIRSGYTQVFDPASGTWSNALRHVGVFYFNHGGCFGGPDTGDTRLTEVHGPCFVSGPEATECSGSDYPLTQYQYYGPPSAEPSARAGRLQSVSKYYYGCSGYPGLTTTYNQYDARGNATQITSPQGVVTTLQYQGGRIVSSTSQGLVTTYLYEGAVQRASRLPTGNYSVNCYRTGTPVGQGCTGGQKTTLLQWTAIASDELGADWSEKMLRTYWPNGSLKSEETRSRRNGVEESRTLITHHPDPQARDTYSRIGQGAGSIASVKGFDANDNLIASGRPFNNPPDFCRDPNLAISSLCTSMEYDPADRLTRVSNSLSGQTRYSRFDYDGQGNVDDIRLGCTPFKGGCDITNSYQHDDFGNVVQIKLPHATAPIHLEHNAAGQLRLKQSEVMHQAGEWLEYDYDMVGRPKRAARRTGGSAPVTEVLYQLGYDADAVMGGDCGDNELNSYGLPRFREDSFGRTWYRYDAQRRLVGEVRQRQGTSDCSPALETQYAYDSAGRLSTIRYPYGRLVTYAYGVGANAHRVSAIDVGLFTGVGIQTRRLVSNIVWEPFGGLRGYQANPTDTTSRAVEYALGDNGTQPPSGCSVGFPSSSASDLTGRLRSLRVSSGGFTPGTGSGDIYKRTYTWTADQVVRMDTCVLGATTPRTELFDYDSMLRLISATRPPGNDEATGGAFQDQAFGYDARGNRRTFTQWHGAEVNQFTYGLGRLADRLLSTKPEFDPSQKVAFSYDADGRVVGKQLGLYVTDTPANVLDLRYSPFDASGGHGSARESVFRAVRVNGATYSYFYDAMGRRRAKVNPFNQRDEFFHDSRSELLVDQGWSDVFQSSFRVVDDYVWLGGRPIILLRGRLDATMDTRASDATADCRRDGEAAACGIYFPITDNVGKPVVMLDGAGRVSGVADYQPFGHVNRFSVKDSTLHPYGDDDSETISGFVQPPENAQVQVRVRPLFQYMDTHDSDDGAEIWDADTSTLLARVTGQELGRVTTPWLHPAAGRIVLNFVAGPADASGPNTSSGMALEGYEYQRYQTGAQPFWTPLRFAGHYHDAETDLFENRNRYYDPSVGRYLQPEPLLAKPSYVVGAARNAGMAPAYSYAFNNPVAFIDPDGLAARCPGGNWFGGPLVLGEAGGAIFGGIVFAGVYSCLSAPVTVSIVSVCGFGADVVTFNKPPAVAPKLEKGGMMPHLTCEVGLGYAKNTEDVKDFEGLSFGGFLTVGPATLFVEGHNPLEPDTYGLVVGVPEGVPVGGGVLACQTWAWEL; this comes from the coding sequence ATGTCTTCGCCGCGCGTGAACCTGTCGGACTTCACCACGCGATTCAGTGCGGCGGACCTCGGGGTGCAAGGAGAGCTGGGCGGACTCAACTTCCTGCGCAAATACGTGTCTACTGATAACTTCTGGTCCTACCAGTCCATGCTGGGCAATAGCAATGAGCCCTTCTTGCCAAAGCCCTTTGGGTCCAGTCCGAGCCGAACCAGCTCTCTACGCTGGTGGCACACGCTCTATAGTTTTGTCTATGTCAAGGGAACGACTCCGGGCGTCAGCACCTGGGCGGTGCGAGACATCGAAGGAGAAGTACTGGAGTTCGCCGCATGCAGTCTCACCTCGGCTGGGTGTTTTGCTGCGCCGCGGACGACGAGCCGCTGGTCCAATGCGAGTCTCTACCGGGCGGCGGATGGGACGTTCGTCCTCGTGAAGCCAGGTGAGGGCCGCTTCGTCTATGCCTCGAAGTGGATGGCCAATGGAGTCGTGAGCCGATACTTCCTCACCCGTGTGGAGGAGGATCGCCTGAGTGGGACGCCTCGTGTCCGGCTCAGCCTGGCGTATGCAACTCCTACGAACGTCTCCATCACCTGCCCTGGCGCGAGCACCTTGGGCAATGGTGTGCCCTACCTCTCGACGGTGACCACGGAGGAAGGCGCCACGCTGCGGCTGGTCTATCGGCAGATCTACGCAAAGCCCCCCAGTCCTGTCTGGGAGTGTGTGATCAGTCAGCTCATGCTGCGGACCAACCCGAACGCTCCTGCTGGCACGAGTCCGCAGGAGTCGGTTGTCGCTGAATATAAATATGCCTTGCTGCCTGATTTCGAGACGGCAGGCGTGCTCGCTGGGGTTGACTACCCCGAGACGGGTGACAGCATCCGCTATACCGACACGACCTCCTCCTCGGCGCAGTCGACGAGCTGGAATGTTTCCGTGAACCAGATGTCCCTGGTGGAGCACCAGTACCAGAACGGGAAGGTGTCCGTGATGGGAGGGGGAACGACATCCGCTGTTTCAATGAGCGCGGGTGCTGGAAACTGTGATGGGCCTGATGCAATGGGAACCGGCAGCGGCTGCACTCCTCCCGCCGCCGAAGCCTTGACGGCCCCTTCGGGAGATTCGGCGGGAAGCACCGTGCAGTTCCGCCGCACGTTCTTCGCGCGCAGCTCGTCCTACTCTCCTCATTCCCTCTTGAGCTCTGTCCGGGACATCTGCCTGTCAGAGACCGGCAACTGCATCAGCTTCGCCGAGGGATACATCACCTACACCTATGCGACACCGGCGGACGGGACCCTGTATCTTCAGTCCGTTGGGAACAAGTTGGGGCGCTATGCCGTCACCAACAAGACTTTCGCGGCGGCTGGCGCGCAGTCGGCTCCAGGAGTGGTCAGCCCCGCGCTCCATGTGTCACGAGCCGTCGGCCAGGACCTGTCTGGCAACAATGGCGTCCCCGGTGTGACGACGGATTATGCCTACGCCAGCTTCCCGCCGGGGGCCACAGCCAATCCCTGGAAGCCGGTGCAGACCACCACGAATACAGTCCCGTCCGTCATCCAGCCGGGCGCCGTCGCGGCGACTCGCTCTACGTATGACGAAAAGACCCGGTTCCTGAAGTCAGTGATTCGCTCAGGCTATACCCAGGTGTTTGATCCGGCGAGTGGAACGTGGTCGAACGCGCTTCGCCATGTGGGAGTCTTCTATTTCAACCATGGTGGATGCTTTGGTGGCCCGGACACCGGGGACACCCGCCTGACCGAGGTCCATGGCCCCTGCTTCGTGAGTGGGCCAGAGGCGACGGAGTGTTCAGGCAGTGATTATCCGCTCACCCAATACCAGTATTATGGCCCCCCGTCCGCCGAACCCAGCGCAAGGGCTGGACGACTGCAGTCCGTCTCAAAGTACTATTATGGGTGCTCGGGATATCCTGGGCTGACGACGACCTACAACCAGTATGATGCGCGAGGCAACGCAACACAGATTACGTCACCTCAGGGCGTGGTGACGACACTTCAGTACCAGGGCGGCCGTATTGTCAGCTCGACGAGCCAGGGACTGGTGACAACCTATCTGTATGAGGGGGCGGTGCAGCGGGCCTCGCGATTGCCGACAGGCAACTATTCGGTCAATTGCTACAGGACGGGGACGCCCGTGGGCCAAGGCTGCACCGGAGGGCAGAAGACCACGCTCCTTCAGTGGACTGCGATCGCCAGCGATGAACTGGGGGCCGACTGGAGCGAGAAGATGCTCCGGACCTACTGGCCAAACGGTTCGCTGAAGTCGGAGGAGACGCGTTCGCGCCGGAACGGTGTCGAGGAGAGCCGGACGCTCATCACCCACCACCCGGATCCCCAGGCGCGGGACACCTATTCCAGGATTGGGCAGGGGGCGGGAAGCATTGCCTCCGTCAAGGGGTTCGACGCCAACGACAACCTCATTGCGTCCGGGCGCCCCTTCAACAACCCGCCGGACTTCTGCCGTGATCCGAACCTCGCCATCTCCAGCCTTTGTACCTCCATGGAGTATGACCCGGCGGACCGGCTCACGCGGGTCTCGAACTCCCTGTCCGGGCAAACCCGGTACTCAAGGTTTGATTACGACGGCCAGGGAAACGTGGATGACATCCGCCTTGGATGCACCCCCTTCAAGGGCGGCTGCGACATCACCAATTCGTATCAGCATGATGACTTTGGCAATGTTGTCCAGATCAAGCTCCCGCACGCGACGGCGCCGATCCATCTGGAACACAACGCCGCGGGTCAATTGCGTCTCAAGCAGTCCGAGGTGATGCACCAGGCAGGGGAGTGGCTGGAGTACGACTACGACATGGTGGGGCGGCCGAAGAGGGCCGCGCGCCGGACGGGGGGAAGCGCTCCCGTGACCGAGGTGCTCTACCAACTGGGGTATGACGCGGACGCTGTCATGGGGGGCGACTGCGGCGACAACGAGCTGAACTCCTATGGCCTTCCGCGCTTCCGGGAGGACTCCTTCGGGCGCACCTGGTATCGCTACGACGCGCAGCGGCGGCTGGTGGGCGAGGTGCGGCAGCGTCAAGGCACGTCGGACTGCTCGCCCGCGCTCGAAACGCAATACGCGTATGACAGCGCAGGCCGGTTGTCGACGATTCGTTATCCATACGGCCGTCTCGTCACTTACGCCTATGGCGTGGGGGCCAACGCGCATCGCGTGTCCGCCATTGACGTGGGCTTGTTCACCGGCGTGGGTATCCAGACGCGACGGCTGGTGAGCAACATTGTCTGGGAGCCGTTCGGTGGGCTCCGGGGCTACCAGGCCAATCCCACGGACACCACCTCACGCGCGGTGGAGTACGCCCTGGGGGACAACGGGACACAGCCCCCTTCGGGCTGCTCCGTAGGATTCCCGTCTTCGTCCGCTTCGGACCTGACGGGGCGGCTGCGTTCTCTGCGGGTTTCCTCGGGTGGGTTCACGCCCGGCACGGGAAGTGGTGACATCTACAAACGCACGTACACCTGGACGGCGGATCAGGTGGTTCGCATGGACACGTGTGTGCTGGGGGCGACCACGCCCAGGACCGAGCTCTTCGACTATGACTCGATGCTGCGGCTGATTTCCGCGACCCGTCCTCCGGGGAATGATGAGGCAACGGGGGGCGCCTTCCAGGATCAGGCATTTGGTTATGATGCGCGTGGAAACCGGAGGACGTTCACGCAGTGGCATGGGGCTGAAGTCAACCAGTTTACCTATGGGTTGGGACGGCTCGCGGATCGCCTGTTGTCAACGAAGCCCGAGTTCGATCCCTCCCAGAAGGTCGCTTTTTCCTATGATGCCGACGGGCGGGTCGTAGGGAAGCAGTTGGGGCTTTACGTCACGGACACTCCCGCCAACGTGCTGGATCTGCGCTACAGCCCCTTCGATGCTTCCGGGGGCCACGGATCCGCTCGGGAGTCCGTCTTCCGTGCAGTCCGCGTCAACGGTGCGACCTACAGCTATTTCTACGACGCCATGGGTCGGCGGCGCGCGAAGGTCAATCCCTTCAACCAGCGCGACGAGTTCTTCCATGACTCTCGAAGCGAGCTCCTGGTGGATCAGGGATGGAGTGATGTCTTCCAATCCAGCTTCCGGGTCGTGGATGACTACGTCTGGCTGGGAGGACGTCCGATCATCCTGCTTCGAGGCAGGCTGGATGCGACCATGGACACTCGTGCGTCCGACGCCACCGCGGACTGCCGTCGCGACGGCGAGGCCGCTGCGTGCGGTATCTACTTCCCCATCACGGACAATGTGGGCAAGCCGGTCGTGATGTTGGACGGCGCCGGACGGGTGTCAGGGGTCGCGGACTACCAGCCTTTCGGTCACGTCAACAGGTTCTCGGTCAAGGACAGTACGCTTCATCCGTACGGCGACGACGACAGTGAGACGATCTCCGGGTTCGTCCAGCCGCCAGAGAACGCACAGGTTCAAGTCCGCGTGCGGCCTTTGTTCCAATACATGGATACGCATGACAGCGACGATGGGGCTGAGATCTGGGATGCGGACACCAGCACCTTGCTGGCCCGGGTTACGGGGCAGGAACTGGGTCGCGTGACGACGCCCTGGCTGCATCCGGCTGCCGGGCGGATCGTCCTGAATTTCGTCGCGGGTCCGGCGGATGCCTCGGGTCCGAATACGTCCAGTGGCATGGCCCTGGAGGGCTACGAGTACCAGCGCTATCAGACGGGGGCGCAGCCGTTCTGGACGCCGCTGCGATTCGCCGGGCATTACCACGACGCGGAAACCGATCTCTTCGAGAACCGGAACAGGTACTACGACCCAAGCGTGGGCCGCTACCTGCAGCCAGAGCCCTTGCTGGCAAAGCCAAGCTATGTTGTCGGGGCAGCCCGAAACGCTGGAATGGCCCCGGCCTATTCCTATGCGTTCAACAACCCGGTGGCCTTTATTGACCCAGATGGTCTTGCCGCGCGGTGTCCTGGTGGCAACTGGTTTGGCGGTCCCCTTGTTCTTGGTGAGGCGGGTGGAGCAATCTTCGGCGGCATCGTGTTCGCTGGAGTCTACAGTTGCCTGTCGGCGCCCGTGACGGTCAGCATTGTCAGTGTTTGTGGGTTCGGGGCAGACGTCGTGACGTTCAACAAGCCGCCTGCCGTGGCGCCCAAGCTGGAGAAGGGAGGGATGATGCCTCATCTGACTTGCGAGGTCGGGCTCGGTTACGCCAAGAACACAGAGGACGTTAAGGACTTCGAGGGGTTGAGCTTTGGCGGTTTTCTGACCGTCGGTCCTGCAACCCTCTTTGTCGAAGGCCATAACCCCTTGGAGCCCGACACCTACGGTCTCGTGGTGGGCGTCCCGGAGGGCGTCCCAGTCGGTGGCGGAGTCTTGGCGTGCCAGACCTGGGCATGGGAACTCTAG
- a CDS encoding ROK family transcriptional regulator: MKAGTAVLTVDAAGMRAQNSGLLLNMIWRERQISRAEIARRTELSPSTVSAIVADLEQAGLVRSIGAGVSRGGRRPTLIGFCDEAFSLVGVELGASHVTVVLTDLRGRVRTQSKASHAVRGDPEGSLQKAKELVHECLDAERVPRRSVVGMGVAVPSPVHPAAPGKMSPLILPAWKHVDVKEWFETTFDMPVFVDNDANLGALSECFWGAGSGGEDLTYIKLATGIGAGHIIHGDVYRGAGGTAGEIGHIPVDSNGPLCVCGLRGCLVTLIGSTALTERARELMGTRGRKGPTVRDLVEGARAGDAAAKQIIDGMGAYLGIAVGGLLNLLNPAIVVLGGEISSVGEMLLDPLRASVRQRALSVSMAETRIVTSTLGERAIAVGAATLVLQAALRDRSLFPTQNVGRTA; this comes from the coding sequence ATGAAAGCGGGAACGGCGGTGTTGACGGTCGATGCAGCGGGCATGCGCGCGCAGAACAGCGGCCTGCTGCTGAACATGATCTGGCGCGAGCGTCAGATCTCCCGGGCGGAGATTGCCCGGCGCACGGAGCTCAGCCCGTCGACCGTCTCCGCCATCGTCGCGGACCTGGAGCAGGCGGGCCTGGTGCGCAGCATTGGCGCCGGGGTCTCCCGCGGGGGCCGCCGTCCTACCCTCATCGGCTTCTGTGACGAGGCCTTCAGCCTGGTGGGCGTCGAGCTGGGCGCCTCCCACGTCACCGTCGTCCTCACGGACCTCCGCGGCCGCGTGCGCACGCAGAGCAAGGCGAGCCACGCGGTGCGCGGCGATCCGGAAGGGTCGCTGCAGAAGGCGAAGGAGCTGGTCCACGAGTGCCTGGACGCCGAGCGCGTCCCGCGCCGCTCCGTGGTCGGCATGGGGGTGGCCGTGCCCAGCCCCGTGCACCCGGCCGCGCCCGGCAAGATGTCCCCGCTCATCCTGCCCGCGTGGAAGCACGTGGACGTGAAGGAGTGGTTCGAGACCACCTTCGACATGCCCGTCTTCGTGGACAACGACGCGAACCTCGGCGCGCTGTCGGAGTGCTTCTGGGGTGCGGGCTCCGGAGGCGAGGACCTGACGTACATCAAGCTGGCCACCGGTATCGGCGCCGGCCACATCATCCACGGCGACGTGTACCGGGGCGCCGGCGGAACGGCCGGTGAAATCGGCCACATCCCGGTGGACTCCAACGGGCCGCTCTGCGTGTGCGGCCTGCGCGGCTGCCTCGTCACCCTCATCGGCTCCACCGCGCTCACCGAGCGCGCGCGCGAGCTGATGGGCACCCGCGGCCGCAAGGGCCCCACGGTGCGCGACCTGGTGGAGGGCGCTCGCGCGGGCGACGCCGCCGCGAAGCAGATCATCGACGGCATGGGCGCCTACCTGGGCATCGCCGTGGGCGGCCTGCTCAACCTGCTCAACCCCGCCATCGTCGTGCTGGGCGGGGAGATCTCCTCCGTGGGCGAGATGCTGCTCGACCCCTTGCGCGCGTCCGTCCGGCAGCGCGCCCTGTCTGTCTCCATGGCGGAGACGCGCATCGTCACGTCCACGCTGGGAGAGCGGGCCATCGCCGTGGGCGCGGCCACCCTCGTGCTCCAGGCGGCGCTACGCGACCGCTCCCTCTTTCCCACGCAGAACGTCGGGAGAACCGCATGA